A single window of Saccharomyces kudriavzevii IFO 1802 strain IFO1802 genome assembly, chromosome: 16 DNA harbors:
- the ATP15 gene encoding F1F0 ATP synthase subunit epsilon (similar to Saccharomyces cerevisiae ATP15 (YPL271W); ancestral locus Anc_6.6), producing the protein MSAWRKAGISYAAYLNVAAQTIRSSLKTELQTASVLSRSKTDAFYTKYKNGAAASEPTPITK; encoded by the coding sequence ATGTCTGCCTGGAGGAAAGCTGGAATATCGTATGCTGCATATTTGAACGTGGCCGCTCAAACCATTCGTTCTTCATTGAAGACTGAATTGCAAACTGCTAGTGTCCTCAGTAGATCGAAAACTGATGCTTTTTATACTAAGTACAAGAACGGGGCTGCTGCTTCTGAACCCACACCAATAACAAAATAG
- the PBI1 gene encoding Pbi1p (similar to Saccharomyces cerevisiae YPL272C; ancestral locus Anc_6.8) codes for MTTFRPLSSFEKKLLTQSLNDQRNGTIFSSTYSKSPNRGNDADWNSDEVTLGTNSSKDDSRLTLPSIAATLKRLIKSQPALFATVNEEWEFEPLKQLKTSDIVNVIEFETIKDKEVNCHWGVPPPYLLRHAFNKTRFVPGSNKPLWTLYVIDEALLVFHGHDVLFDIFSAANFHKLFLKELNNISLEAHSDDRVLFDISDVNISNLNFPKSIYDSAKLHLPAMTPQIFHKQTQSFFKSIFYNTLKRPFGYLTNQTSLGPSTSTTQLKKYNDILNAHSSLCGTTVFGIVNNQRFNYLKSIVNQEHICLRSFICGIAMICLKPLVKDFTGAIVFSIPIDLRKNLDLGESLGLFFKELRIECPLSLIDDELSADEFLANRNDKEDDDEFNEKLMEYQFNKVTKHVSDFIMAKLKSWEKNGFNDDDIRRMKYDNDDCHIQNSKTKLIQINDVSDISLSMNNDEKAFKIISSGFTSSINRPTLMSLSYTYCEEMGLNICIHYPDSYNLESFVECFESFIE; via the coding sequence ATGACTACGTTTAGACCACTATCAAGTTTTGAGAAGAAACTTTTGACACAATCTTTGAATGaccaaagaaatggaacTATCTTCTCAAGCACATATTCCAAATCCCCAAACAGAGGGAATGATGCCGATTGGAATTCAGACGAAGTTACACTTGGaacaaattcttcaaaagatgaTTCGCGTCTGACACTGCCCTCAATAGCAGCAACTTTGAAGAGACTTATTAAATCTCAACCCGCATTATTTGCAACTGTAAATGAAGAGTGGGAATTTGAGCCATTGAAGCAGCTAAAAACTTCAGACATTGTTAACGTAATTGAGTTTGAAACCATAAAAGATAAAGAGGTCAATTGTCATTGGGGCGTTCCGCCACCTTATCTTTTACGTCATGCTTTCAACAAGACGAGATTTGTTCCTGGATCCAATAAACCATTGTGGACATTATATGTAATTGATGAAGCGCTATTGGTTTTTCACGGCCACGATGTATTGTTTGATATCTTTTCAGCCGCAAATTTCCATAAactctttttgaaagaacttAATAACATCAGTTTGGAAGCGCACTCCGACGATCGAGTTTTGTTTGATATCAGCGACGTCAATATCTCCAACTTAAACTTCCCCAAATCTATATACGATAGTGCAAAATTGCATCTGCCCGCCATGACACCACAAATTTTCCACAAGCAAACtcaatctttcttcaaatcaataTTCTATAACACCCTGAAAAGACCATTTGGCTATTTGACCAATCAAACATCCTTAGGCCCATCAACATCTACAACACAACTAAAAAAGTACAATGATATCTTAAACGCGCACTCTTCATTGTGTGGTACAACTGTATTTGGTATAGTGAATAACCAGAGATTTAATTATCTGAAATCCATCGTTAACCAGGAGCATATATGTCTAAGAAGCTTTATCTGTGGCATTGCGATGATATGCTTGAAACCACTTGTTAAGGATTTCACTGGTGCAATAGTATTTTCTATTCCAATCGATTTAAGAAAGAACTTAGACTTGGGCGAATCATTGGGCctgtttttcaaagaattaaGAATCGAATGCCCACTTTCCTTaattgatgatgaactTTCTGCCGACGAGTTTTTGGCAAACAGGAACGATaaggaagatgatgatgaatttaatgaaaaattaatggAGTACCAATTCAATAAGGTCACGAAGCATGTCAGCGATTTTATAATggcaaaattgaaaagttggGAAAAGAATGGgtttaatgatgatgacattAGAAGGATGAAGTATGACAATGATGATTGCCATATTCAAAACTCAAAGACAAAATTAATTCAAATCAATGATGTTTCCGACATCTCTCTATCAATGAacaatgatgaaaaagCTTTTAAAATTATAAGTTCGGGCTTTACAAGCTCAATAAACCGTCCAACATTGATGTCCCTTTCGTACACATACTGTGAAGAAATGGGCTTGAATATATGTATTCATTATCCTGATTCTTACAATTTGGAATCTTTCGTTGAGTGCTTCGAATCATTTATTGAATAG
- the SAM4 gene encoding S-adenosylmethionine-homocysteine S-methyltransferase SAM4, translating into MVRLPLKQLLEDNPKKVLVLDGGQGTELENRGIKVANPVWSTIPFISDSFWSDESSANRKIVKGMFNDFLNAGAEILMTTTYQTSYKSVSENTPIKTLSEYNNLLTRIVDFSRDCIGENKYLIGCIGPWGAHICREFTGDYGPDPESIDFYEYFKPQLDNFNKNDKLDLIGFETIPNVHELRAILSWDESILSKPFYIGLSVHEHGVLRDGTTMEEVAKVIKGLGDKINPNFSLLGINCVSFNQSPDILESLHQALPDMALLAYPNSGEVYDTEKKIWLPNSDKLNSWDTVVKQYIDSGARIIGGCCRTSPNDIQEISTAVKKYT; encoded by the coding sequence atggtaCGTCTTCCTTTAAAGCAGCTACTAGAGGATAATCCTAAGAAGGTTCTTGTACTTGATGGTGGTCAGGGGACAGAGTTGGAAAACAGAGGTATTAAGGTCGCCAACCCTGTATGGTCAACTATTCCGTTCATTAGCGATTCGTTTTGGTCCGATGAGTCATCTGCCAACAGAAAAATTGTCAAAGGAATGTTCAacgatttcttgaatgctGGTGCCGAGATATTGATGACTACCACTTATCAAACAAGTTACAAATCCGTTTCTGAAAATACTCCCATCAAAACTTTATCAGAATACAACAACCTCTTGACTagaattgttgatttttctcGCGATTGTATTGGTGAAAACAAGTACTTAATTGGTTGTATTGGTCCATGGGGCGCTCATATTTGTCGTGAGTTCACAGGAGACTATGGTCCTGACCCAGAAAGCATCGACTTTTACGAGTACTTTAAGCCTCAGTTGGATAActtcaataaaaatgataaattgGACTTGATTGGGTTTGAAACTATTCCTAATGTCCACGAACTGAGGGCTATTTTGTCTTGGGATGAGAGCATTTTATCTAAACCTTTTTATATTGGGTTATCTGTGCATGAGCACGGCGTCTTGCGAGATGGCACTACCATGGAAGAAGTTGCAAAAGTTATTAAGGGCTTGGGTGACAAAATAAATCCTAACTTTTCGCTTCTGGGAATTAACTGTGTTAGCTTCAACCAATCCCCTGACATTCTTGAGTCTCTGCATCAAGCTCTGCCTGATATGGCCTTACTTGCTTACCCCAACAGTGGAGAAGTGTACGACACTGAGAAAAAGATATGGTTACCAAATAGTGATAAGCTTAATAGCTGGGACACTGTAGTTAAACAGTACATTGACAGCGGAGCTCGTATCATCGGTGGTTGTTGTAGAACAAGTCCAAATGACATTCAAGAGATTTCCACTGCTGTCAAGAAGTACACTTAG
- the SAM3 gene encoding bifunctional polyamine/amino acid permease SAM3, translated as MDVLKRENESDKFTKIETESTTIPTGSDKSGSFIGRMKDSFKQSNLHVIPEDLENSEQTEQEKIQWKLASQPYQKVLSQRHLTMIAIGGTLGTGLFIGLGYSLASGPAALLIGFLLVGTSMFCVVQSAAELSCQFPVSGSYATHVSRFIDESIGFTVATNYALAWLISFPSELIGCSLTISYWNTNVNPAVWVAIFYVFIMVLNMFGVKGFAETEFALSVIKIVAIIIFIIIGIVLIAGGGPSSTGYIGTRYWHDPGAFAKPVFKNLCNTFVSAAFSFGGSELVLLTSTESKNISAISRAAKGTFWRIAIFYITTVVIIGCLVPYNDSRLLNGSTSEDISASPFVIALSNTGSMGAKVSNFMNVVILVAVVSVCNSCVYASSRLIQALGASGQLPSICSYMDRKGRPLVGIAISGVFGLLGFLVASNKEDEVFTWLFALCSISSFFTWFCICMSQIRFRMALKAQGRSKDEIAYKSMLGVYGGVLGCVLNALLIAGEIYVSAAPVGSPSSAKAFFEYCLSIPIMIVVYVAHRIYRKDWRNWYIKRSDIDLDTGCSIENLDLFKAQKEAEKELIASKPFYYKIYRFWC; from the coding sequence ATGGATGTGTTGAAGAGAGAAAATGAATCGGACAAATTTACTAAAATAGAGACTGAGTCTACAACGATACCAACCGGGTCAGATAAATCTGGCTCGTTCATTGGGAGAATGAAGGACTCATTCAAACAAAGTAACTTGCACGTTATACCGGAAGACCTAGAAAACAGTGAACAAACAGAgcaggaaaaaattcaatggaAATTAGCTTCTCAGCCCTATCAGAAGGTCTTGAGCCAAAGACACCTGACCATGATTGCTATAGGTGGTACTCTAGGGACAGGTCTTTTCATCGGTTTGGGCTACTCCTTGGCGTCTGGACCCGCCGCTTTGTTAATTGGTTTTTTATTGGTTGGTACTTCTATGTTCTGTGTCGTCCAGAGCGCTGCAGAACTTTCCTGCCAGTTCCCGGTTTCTGGTTCGTATGCCACACATGTCAGCAGGTTTATAGATGAATCGATTGGGTTTACTGTGGCCACCAACTATGCCCTGGCTTGGTTGATTTCCTTTCCGAGCGAGTTAATTGGTTGTTCGCTTACAATCTCTTATTGGAACACAAACGTAAATCCAGCCGTTTGGGTGGCGATTTTCtatgttttcatcatgGTTTTGAACATGTTTGGCGTCAAGGGTTTCGCTGAGACTGAATTTGCTCTGTCAGTCATCAAAATCGTTgctattattatctttatcattattgGTATTGTCCTGATCGCCGGAGGAGGACCTAGTTCTACTGGATACATTGGCACTAGATACTGGCACGATCCAGGCGCCTTCGCTAAGCCAGTTTTCAAGAATCTATGTAACACCTTTGTTTCCGCAGCCTTTTCATTCGGTGGCAGTGAATTGGTGCTGTTAACTAGCACAGAATCTAAGAACATCTCTGCCATATCCCGTGCTGCCAAAGGTACGTTCTGGAGAATCGCAATTTTTTACATCACGACGGTCGTCATTATAGGTTGTCTAGTGCCTTACAATGATAGTAGGCTGCTCAATGGTTCGACAAGTGAAGATATTTCAGCTTCTCCCTTTGTCATTGCCCTGAGTAATACAGGATCGATGGGTGCAAAAGTTTCTAACTTCATGAATGTTGTTATTCTTGTTGCAGTGGTTTCCGTGTGTAATTCGTGTGTCTATGCCTCGTCAAGACTAATTCAAGCTCTAGGTGCATCTGGCCAGCTTCCATCAATTTGTTCCTACATGGACAGAAAGGGGAGGCCTTTAGTTGGTATCGCGATTAGCGGTGTATTCGGCCTTCTAGGTTTCTTGGTCGCTTCAAACAAGGAAGACGAAGTCTTTACATGGCTCTTCGCTCTGTGTTccatttcatctttttttacttggTTTTGTATTTGTATGTCGCAAATAAGATTTAGAATGGCATTGAAAGCCCAAGGAAGATCCAAGGATGAAATAGCCTACAAATCTATGCTAGGTGTCTACGGGGGGGTTCTAGGATGCGTGCTAAATGCTTTGTTGATAGCTGGTGAGATATATGTGTCAGCCGCCCCAGTCGGTAGTCCCAGCTCCGCCAAAGCTTTCTTCGAGTATTGTCTAAGTATTCCGATTATGATTGTTGTTTATGTCGCACACAGGATTTATCGAAAAGATTGGAGAAATTGGTATATCAAGAGGAGTGATATTGATCTTGATACCGGTTGTTCCATCGAAAATCTGGACCTTTTCAAGGCACAAAAAGaggcagaaaaagaactcaTTGCTTCAAAACCATTCTACTACAAGATTTACAGATTTTGGTGTTAG
- the MDL2 gene encoding ATP-binding cassette permease MDL2 (similar to Saccharomyces cerevisiae MDL2 (YPL270W); ancestral locus Anc_6.5) — MLNGRLPLLRLGMCRNIMSRPRLAKLPSIKFRSLVTPSSSHLIPINRLCIRSPTVGKSLLLQFSRYNSSKTEPVALLSSSSSASKDSVKPARPPQRSKTDDYKDIIRLFMLAKRDWKLLLTAILLLTISCSIGMSIPKVIGIVLDTLKTSSGSDFFELKIPIFSLPLYEFLSFFTVALLIGCAANFGRFILLRILSERVVARLRAHVIKKTLHQDAEFFDNHKVGDLISRLGSDAYVVSRSMTQKVSDGVKALICGVVGVGMMCSLSPQLSILLLFFTPPVLFSASVFGKQIRNTSKDLQEATGQLTRVAEEQLSGIKTVQSFVAEGNELSRYNVAIRDIFQVGKTAAFTNAKFFTTTSLLGDLSFLTVLAYGSYLVLQSQLSIGDLTAFMLYTEYTGNAVFGLSTFYSEIMQGAGAASRLFELTDRKPSISPTAGHKYKPHRGVVEFKDVSFSYPTRPSVQIFKNLNFKIAPGSSVCIVGPSGRGKSTIALLLLRYYNPSTGTIMIDDQDITKMNCKSLRRHIGIVQQEPVLMSGTIRDNITYGLTYTPTKEEIRSVAKQCFCHNFITKFPNTYDTVIGSRGTLLSGGQKQRIAIARALIKKPTILILDEATSALDVESEGAINYTFGHLMKSKSMTIISIAHRLSTIRRSENVIVLGHDGSVVEMGKFKKLYANPTSALSQLLNERAAPGPSDQQQQIEKDNENEESTEEKAPDHSNKNDNDDNDNNHDNDSNKQSQEVTHKNSDDIEESVEHLLRDAAKEATPIKLTPQP; from the coding sequence ATGTTGAATGGTCGGCTACCGCTGTTGCGACTGGGCATGTGCAGAAATATTATGTCACGTCCTCGTTTGGCTAAACTACCATCCATAAAGTTTCGATCTTTAGTCACCCCTTCCTCATCGCACCTCATCCCTATCAATCGCTTGTGCATTCGGTCTCCCACTGTTGGAAAATCACTACTTTTACAATTTTCCAGATATAATTCATCCAAAACAGAGCCTGTGGCTCTTCTATCTTCATCCTCCTCTGCCTCTAAAGACTCAGTGAAGCCAGCGCGCCCACCGCAGCGGTCCAAAACCGATGATTATAAAGATATAATAAGGCTATTCATGTTAGCAAAACGTGATTGGAAACTACTTCTTACAGCCATACTTCTTTTGACTATATCATGCTCTATAGGAATGTCTATTCCTAAAGTCATAGGTATTGTTCTTGATACCCTTAAGACCTCATCTGGCTCGGATTTCTTTGAGCTGAAAATACCTATATTTTCTCTACCACTATATGagtttctttccttctttaCCGTTGCCTTACTGATTGGATGTGCTGCTAATTTTGGTAGATTTATATTATTGAGAATATTAAGTGAGCGTGTTGTCGCACGTCTAAGAGCACATGTCATTAAAAAAACACTTCATCAAGATGCTGAATTTTTCGACAACCATAAAGTTGGGGATTTGATTTCTCGTTTAGGGTCCGATGCGTATGTTGTTTCCAGGTCAATGACTCAAAAGGTCTCGGATGGGGTCAAAGCGCTTATTTGTGGTGTTGTTGGCGTGGGAATGATGTGTTCCTTGTCACCTCAATTATCGAtactgttgttgttcttcACACCACCGGTTCTTTTCAGTGCATCAGTGTTTGGGAAGCAAATTAGGAACACCTCCAAAGATCTTCAAGAAGCCACTGGTCAATTGACCAGAGTCGCTGAAGAACAACTTTCTGGCATTAAGACAGTTCAATCATTTGTTGCCGAAGGTAATGAATTATCTAGATACAATGTTGCGATTAGAGATATTTTCCAAGTAGGAAAAACAGCAGCATTCACAAATGCCAAGTTTTTCACTACAACTAGTCTCTTAGGCGACCTAAGTTTCTTAACAGTCCTTGCCTATGGCTCTTATCTTGTTTTACAATCGCAGCTATCCATTGGTGATCTTACTGCCTTCATGCTGTATACTGAATATACAGGAAATGCAGTATTTGGCCTCTCTACCTTCTACTCGGAAATTATGCAGGGCGCTGGTGCCGCGTCCAGGTTATTTGAGTTAACGGATAGGAAACCGTCTATTTCTCCCACGGCGGGACACAAATATAAACCGCACCGTGGTGTCGTTGAATTCAAAGACGTTTCGTTCAGTTATCCCACAAGACCTTCtgttcaaattttcaagaatttaaATTTTAAAATTGCGCCAGGCTCGAGTGTTTGCATCGTGGGTCCCTCGGGACGCGGTAAATCTACAATAGCGCTATTGCTGCTAAGATATTATAACCCTTCGACAGGGACCATTATGATAGATGATCAAGATATCACCAAAATGAACTGTAAGTCCTTAAGAAGGCATATTGGCATAGTGCAGCAGGAGCCGGTGCTTATGTCAGGTACAATTCGAGACAACATCACTTATGGGCTGACATATACTCCaacaaaggaagaaattaGATCGGTGGCAAAACAATGCTTCTGTCACAATTTCATCACAAAATTCCCGAACACATACGATACTGTGATCGGTTCTCGTGGTACCTTATTGAGTGGTGGGCAAAAACAACGTATTGCCATTGCAAGAGCTTTGATCAAAAAGCCAACTATTTTGATCCTTGATGAAGCTACATCAGCTTTGGATGTTGAAAGTGAGGGCGCCATTAATTATACGTTTGGCCATCTaatgaaatcaaaatcgATGACTATAATCAGTATCGCACACAGATTAAGTACTATCAGGCGATCTGAAAATGTAATTGTTCTTGGCCATGACGGATCGGTGGTAGAAATGggcaaattcaaaaaattgtatGCAAATCCAACGAGTGCTTTATCGCAATTACTCAATGAAAGAGCCGCTCCTGGACCATCAGatcaacagcagcaaaTAGAGAAGGACaacgaaaatgaggaaTCAACCGAGGAAAAGGCTCCTGATCACTCGAACAAAaacgataatgatgataatgataacaaTCATGATAATGACAGCAATAAACAATCCCAGGAGGTGACGCATAAAAATTCagatgatattgaagaatCCGTTGAACACCTCTTGAGGGACGCGGCAAAGGAGGCAACCCCTATCAAGCTCACACCACAACCATGA